The DNA window AAGAACACGATTTTACCCTTCACCTTTTCGGTGCCCAAGGCCCGCAGTTCAGGAAACGACTTTACCTCGATTACCTGCGCTTCGACACCCTTCGGATTTGTCGCTACCGACCCGCCGAGTGCCGCAATCGGCACTGTTGTTTTCTTACTGCCGCTGTGGATATACGCTTCTTCTTTAGCGCCCCGCACCCAGTGCGGTACCATCACTTCCTGCAAAAACACCCGGTCGAAGCCCTGCTGCTCCATCACCTGCTTTGTCCAGTCGACCGCTTTTTGCGCCCCCTCCGACCCGCTGAGCCGTGGCCCAATCTGCTTAGTCAAGTGCCGCAGCCACTCGTATGATTTCCCGTTTGCGAGGGCTTCGTTGTAAATCCGTCGGATCGCGACCGAGTCCGAATTTTGCGCCAGCACCGAGCTAGCGAGCAGCGAAAGCAGCAGCGTAGTAATTTTTTTCATGGTTGGGGTTGTATTCGTGAACCGGTAAGATACAGAAACCCCAATTTACTTACACAGTATTGGTCAACACAACAACGCCCGGCTACTGCTACAGTGACCGGGCGTTGTTGTGTTATCTGCGGTTAGCAGTCTATTTCTCTTTGTGTTTAATGGCCGTGCTGATGTGCCATAGTGTGTCGGCACTCAAATCAACTTCTCCGTCGAGCCATTCCACGTAATATTCTTTATTGGCAACGGTGTTGAATAGGGTCGGATTATGCAGGCTTTCAAACGCTTCGGTCTGTAAAAAAGGGTTGATGTCCGCCACTTTCGTTTCACCGGTTCCAAACGTCAACGCGAGTTTGTAGTCAGGTAGGGGAGTGACTTGAGTAAGTAAGTGCATCAAGGCTAGTGTAAAGTGAGCGAAACGAATTGATTATTGTACACAAAAAGACGCCCGGCTACTCTCTCAGCAGCCGGGCGTCTTTCTTATCACCTCTTTCTTCTAGAAGAGCTTACATATTGATCGCCCGGTTGTCGGTGGCAGCAAGGCAGGCTTCTTTGAAGGCTTCGGTGTAGGTCGGGTGGGCGTGCGACATACGTGAGACGTCTTCAGCCGATGCCCGGAACTCCATCGCGACGACCGCTTCGGCGATCATATCGGCGGCACGGGGCCCGATGATGTGAACGCCCAGAATTTCGTCGGTTTCTTTGTGAGCCAGTACTTTCGCCAGGCCGTCGATGTCCATACTGGCGCGGGCGCGGCCCAGTGCTTTGAACGGAAACGAACCCGTCTTGTACGGAATGCCCTGCTGCTTCACTTCCTCTTCCGTGTACCCAACGGCCGCTACTTCCGGCCAGGTGTAGACGACGTTCGGAATAAGCCGGTAGTGAATATGCGGCTTCTGCCCGACAATCGTTTCGGCGATGTATGTACCTTCTTCTTCGGCTTTGTGGGCCAGCATGGCTCCCCGGATCACGTCGCCAAGCGCGTAAATGTGTGGGACGCTGGTGCGGAGGTTGCTGTCGACTTCGATTTTACCGCGCTCGTCGGCTTTTAGGCCAGCCGCTTCGAGGTTCAGTCCGTCGGTGTAGGGGCGACGGCCGACCGATACCAGGCAATAGTCGCCGGTGAGGGTGATCGATTTGCCATCGGGCGTGTCGACGTTGACGACGACCTCATCGCCCGTGTTTTCAACCTTCGTGACTTTGTGCTTGAAATAGAAATCAGCACCGAGTTTTTTGACGGCCCGCTGCAACTCCTTACCCATCGTCTTGTCCATCGTCGGGATCATCGAATCGGCAAACTCGATGAATGAGACTTTGGCACCTAGCCGGGCGTAGACAGAACCCAGTTCGGCACCGATAACGCCCGCGCCGATCACGATCATGTGCTTCGGAATTTCGGGCAGGTTCAGGGCTTCGGTCGAGGTGATGACCCGCGTTTTATCAATCGGCATCGACGGGAACGACATCGGCTTCGAGCCGGTGGCAATCACGATGTTCTTACCCGTGATCGTCTGCTCCGAACCGTCGTCTTTCGTAATTTTTACCGTGTTTGCATCGACAAACGAGCCGAGGCCGTGCAGTTCGTCGATTTTGTTTTTCTTCATCAGGAAGGTAATGCCCTTCGTGGTCTGGTCGACGACCGTATTCTTGCGGTCGATCATCTGACCCAGATCGACCTGCAAATCAGCTACTTTGATGCCGTGTTCGGCAAAGGTATGGGCCGCGTTGTAAAAATGCTCCGATGAGTCGAGCAGGGCTTTCGACGGAATACAGCCCACGTTCAGGCAGGTGCCGCCGAGTGTCGCATATTTTTCAATAACAGCGGTTTTCAACCCAAGCTGCGCGCAGCGGATAGCCCCTGTGTAGCCCCCCGGTCCGGAGCCGATAAAAATTACGTCGTAGTCCATGATATGTATTGGGAATGTAGTTTAAGGTCTAAAGTATAACGTTTAAGGTTGTTCCTCGCCCGAATCTAACGGCCACAGAACGTTAAACCTTACCCCTTAAACCTTGAACACGCTGTTAGCATTGCGAGTGCAAATTTGGTTCAGAATTCGATTGCCCAAACCGATTTCTGGAAAATCGTGTTGCAGAGTCGGCGGGGGGCTTCGTTTCGGGCATCCCGACCACCGTATCTATGCGTCTTTCGATTGGTTTTGTTGCCCTTTTTGCGCTGACTATCAGCAGTTGTTCCGATCCGGCGAAGTCCGACCAACCCCCGGTTTATTTCGATGTGCTGGGGTACGTCCGCCAGCAGATTGCGGGGCTATCGGCGCAGAAGCCGCTGGTCAACAAAGACGCCACGATCAACAAAGAGCACAGCCATCACTCGACCCGCGACATCGACTGGGCGCGTGAACTCGACCTGTTTACCCAGGCCGACATCAACAAACCCGCCCTTCGCAGCAGCTATCGGATCACCCGCCCCGACTCGCTGACGTACCAATACACGCTCAAACCGACCGAAGAACGGCTGACGGTGCGTTCGCTGACTGTCCGGCTCGATGCTGCTACTCGCCAGCCCCGGCAGATCGACGCCGTGCTGAAAACCAGTAATGCGCTGTATTCATCGGAGCGGCACCTGACGCTCGACAGCGGTCCCGCCAGTGAAAAAACGTGGCGTGTGCAGCACTACAAACTCGCTGGTTATCAGAAGCTTTCGTACTTCGATCAGAATACGTTTCAGGTGGAAGGCCGGTTGCAGTAAGCCACTGGCAATCGGTTGGCAAGGCAATTGCACTGGAGAAGACAGACCGTAAAATCATTTTTTTGGGCGGTTGGCTCCCCATCTTTTTTCTATCTTTGTTCACCTAGCCGCTGAACGAAAGCCGTTCGGAGGCCGTTGTTTTTTCATCAACCTGACAATCAGCCGTTCCGGCAATTTTGTGTTGCAGCAACGGTTCCAGCTATGAGCGACGCCATCAAACATGAGTGCGGTATTGCCCTTATCCGGCTCCGTAAACCGTATCAGTATTACATCGACAAATACGGCACGGCCCTCTACGGAGCCAACAAGCTGTATCTGCTGATGGAAAAACAGGTGAACCGGGGGCAGGATGGTGCCGGTATCGCTAACATCAAGATCGACGTGCCGCCCGGCAGTCGCTACATCAGCCGGTATCGCTCCGTCGATCAGCGTCCGGTGACCGACATCTTCGAGAAGGTCAATAAGAAATTCAGCAAGGCACTTAAGGGTAACAAAGACAAGGCGAAAGACGCCCAGTGGCTTCAGCAGAACGTCGCCTTCACCGGCGAGGTCTGGATGGGCCACCTGCGCTACGGTACCCATGGCTCCAACGAGATTGAAAACTGCCATCCGATGCTGCGGCAAAGCAACTGGCGCAGCCGGAACCTGGTCGTAGCGGGCAATTTCAACATGACCAACGTTGAGAAGTTGTTCGACAAACTGGTGTCGCTGGGGCAGCACCCCAAAGACAAGGTCGACACGGTGACGGTGATGGAGAAGATCGGCCATTTCCTCGATGAAGAGAATCAGCGCGTATTCGACCGCTTTAAGGGCATCTACGAAAACCCCGAGCTGTCGGACATCATCGAAGACAACATCGACATGCAGCGGGTACTGCACCGCTCGTGCCGCGATTTCGACGGGGGTTACGCGATGGTCGGTATGACGGGCTACGGTGCATCGTTCGTTGCCCGTGATCCGGCTGGCATTCGCCCGGCGTATTACTATGCCGACGATGAAGTCGTGGTAGTTGCGTCGGAAAAGCCCGCCATCAAGACGGCGTTCAACGCTGAGTATAGTCAGATTAAAGAAGTGCAGCCCGGCCACGCGCTGATCATTGATAAGCACGGCGAATACAACGAGCTACAGTTTGTAGAGCCCACGGAAAAGCGGTCGTGCAGCTTCGAGCGGATTTACTTCTCCCGCGCCACCGATCCCGATATTTATAACGAGCGCAAAACGCTGGGTAAACTGCTCATTCCGCAGATCCTGAAAGAGGTCGATTATGACCTTGAAAACACTGTCTTCTCATACATTCCGAATACGGCTGAAACCGCGTTTTTCGGTATGGTCGAGGGCCTGGAAGAGTACTTGTACAAGCAGCGGAAGAAAGCGATTATGGACGGCATCCTGTTTGAGGAAGAACTCGACAAGGTGCTGGCGTTCCGGCCGCGGATTGAAAAGCTCGTGTCGAAAGATGTGAAGATGCGGACGTTTATTACCGACGATTCACAGCGCGACGAAATGGTGTCGCACGTATA is part of the Spirosoma rhododendri genome and encodes:
- a CDS encoding amidophosphoribosyltransferase gives rise to the protein MSDAIKHECGIALIRLRKPYQYYIDKYGTALYGANKLYLLMEKQVNRGQDGAGIANIKIDVPPGSRYISRYRSVDQRPVTDIFEKVNKKFSKALKGNKDKAKDAQWLQQNVAFTGEVWMGHLRYGTHGSNEIENCHPMLRQSNWRSRNLVVAGNFNMTNVEKLFDKLVSLGQHPKDKVDTVTVMEKIGHFLDEENQRVFDRFKGIYENPELSDIIEDNIDMQRVLHRSCRDFDGGYAMVGMTGYGASFVARDPAGIRPAYYYADDEVVVVASEKPAIKTAFNAEYSQIKEVQPGHALIIDKHGEYNELQFVEPTEKRSCSFERIYFSRATDPDIYNERKTLGKLLIPQILKEVDYDLENTVFSYIPNTAETAFFGMVEGLEEYLYKQRKKAIMDGILFEEELDKVLAFRPRIEKLVSKDVKMRTFITDDSQRDEMVSHVYDTTFEVIRKGIDNVVVVDDSIVRGTTLEKSILRMLDRLGPKKIIIVSSAPQIRFPDCYGIDMSKFKEFVGFRAALELIRERGMENLIDEVYAQSVAAIESGNATKVNHVKALFDPFTHEELSKKVAQIVTPDDLKAEVAVVYQTVENLHVACPNHSGDWYFTGNYPTPGGNNVVNKAFVNFMEGRLVRAY
- a CDS encoding DUF2442 domain-containing protein codes for the protein MHLLTQVTPLPDYKLALTFGTGETKVADINPFLQTEAFESLHNPTLFNTVANKEYYVEWLDGEVDLSADTLWHISTAIKHKEK
- the lpdA gene encoding dihydrolipoyl dehydrogenase; the encoded protein is MDYDVIFIGSGPGGYTGAIRCAQLGLKTAVIEKYATLGGTCLNVGCIPSKALLDSSEHFYNAAHTFAEHGIKVADLQVDLGQMIDRKNTVVDQTTKGITFLMKKNKIDELHGLGSFVDANTVKITKDDGSEQTITGKNIVIATGSKPMSFPSMPIDKTRVITSTEALNLPEIPKHMIVIGAGVIGAELGSVYARLGAKVSFIEFADSMIPTMDKTMGKELQRAVKKLGADFYFKHKVTKVENTGDEVVVNVDTPDGKSITLTGDYCLVSVGRRPYTDGLNLEAAGLKADERGKIEVDSNLRTSVPHIYALGDVIRGAMLAHKAEEEGTYIAETIVGQKPHIHYRLIPNVVYTWPEVAAVGYTEEEVKQQGIPYKTGSFPFKALGRARASMDIDGLAKVLAHKETDEILGVHIIGPRAADMIAEAVVAMEFRASAEDVSRMSHAHPTYTEAFKEACLAATDNRAINM